A genomic region of Notamacropus eugenii isolate mMacEug1 chromosome 3, mMacEug1.pri_v2, whole genome shotgun sequence contains the following coding sequences:
- the APOLD1 gene encoding apolipoprotein L domain-containing protein 1 encodes MERLIVPQPQAVDSLRRFQVLLVDRRSRLHGQIRSLQDIIRKIEKLRQRSLLANIAGSSLSAAGAITAIVGLSLSPVTLGTSLLASAVGLGVATAGGAVTISSDLSLVFCNSRELRRVQDIAAVCQDQMREILGCLDFFCRGQGCLDFQLLQSGKKASIALYNSVYFIVFFGSRGFLIPRHAEGATKVSQAVLKAKIQKLAESLESCTTALDELSQQLESRVQLYAKTKHGNPCLNSKNSLDKYGGMIF; translated from the coding sequence ATGGAAAGACTCATTGTCCCTCAGCCCCAAGCTGTGGATTCCCTTCGCCGTTTCCAGGTGTTGTTGGTGGATAGAAGGAGCAGACTCCATGGCCAGATCCGGAGCCTCCAGGACATCATCCGCAAGATTGAAAAGCTTCGCCAAAGGTCTCTGCTGGCTAACATCGCAGGAAGTTCCCTGAGTGCCGCTGGAGCCATCACGGCCATTGTGGGACTGTCCTTGAGTCCCGTCACTCTAGGGACCTCTCTTCTGGCGTCAGCAGTGGGGCTGGGTGTGGCCACTGCAGGAGGGGCTGTTACCATCAGTTCGGACTTGTCTCTGGTGTTTTGCAACTCCCGAGAGCTGAGAAGAGTACAGGACATTGCCGCAGTTTGCCAGGACCAGATGAGGGAAATACTGGGGTGCCTGGATTTCTTTTGCCGAGGACAGGGCTGTCTGGACTTCCAGCTTCTCCAGTCTGGGAAAAAGGCTTCCATTGCTCTATATAATTCAGTCTACTTTATCGTGTTCTTTGGCTCACGTGGCTTCCTCATCCCCAGGCATGCAGAGGGGGCCACGAAGGTTAGCCAGGCCGTGTTGAAGGCCAAGATTCAGAAGCTGGCCGAAAGCCTGGAGTCCTGCACCACTGCCCTGGATGAACTTAGTCAGCAGCTGGAATCTAGAGTGCAGCTCTATGCAAAAACCAAACATGGAAACCCCTGCTTGAACTCAAAGAACTCTCTGGACAAATATGGAGGGATGATTTTTTGA